GTCGTCGCCGTGGCGGCCGGCCCAGCGGGCGGAGAAGATGCCGGGGGCGCCGCCGAGCACGTCGACGCAGAGGCCGGAGTCGTCGGCGACGGCGGGGTGGCCGGTGGCGCGGGCGAGGGCGTGGGCCTTGAGGAGGGCGTTCTCCGCGAAGGTGACGCCGGTCTCCCGGACGTCGGGGACGTCGGGATGGGCGTCGGCGCCGACGAGTTCGTGGGGGAGTCCGGCGTCGGCGAGGATGGCGCGGAGTTCGGTGATCTTCCCGGCGTTGCGGGTGGCGAGGATCAGGCGGGTCATGGGGTCCAGTATCGCCAGGGGCCGGGTGGTCACGGGGTCACGGGGTCACGGGGTCACGGGGTGCAGACCTTGCCGACCTCGGCGGCGGCGTCGGTGACGGGCTTGAGGTCGGGGGTGGTGTCGCCGTTGTTGACGGCGGTGCGGACCTGGTCGACGCCGCCGGCGAGGTCGTCGACGGCCTTGGAGAGGTCGGCGTTGCCGGTCTTCTCCTTGAGGGTGGCGAGTTCCTGGTCGATGGCGGTGAGGGATTCCTCGATCTGGGTGGGGTCGCCGGCATTGGAGGCGGCCTGGCTGAGGCGGTCGACGCTGGTGGCGATGGCGTCGGCGGCCTGGACGCAGCCGAGTGCGGTGTCGAGGGTGCCGCAGCCGGTGAGGGTGAGGGCGGCGGTGAGGGCGGTGCCGGCGATGAGGGTGGTGGTGCGGTGTCGGCGCATGGGTGGGTTCTCCCCTGGTCGGTGCGGGCGCACGGGTGTGTCCGTGCGCCCGTGTTCGGTGGGACGCCGCCGGGGGGCGGCGTGGTTGCTCAGAGGGTGGTGTCGAGCGCCTGGCGCTGGAGGAGGGCGAGGTCGGCGCAGCCGCCGGTGGCGAGGTCGAGGAGGGCGTTGAGCTCCTTGCGGTCGAAGGGCTCGGCCTCGGCGGTGCCCTGGACCTCGACGAAGCGGCCGTCGCCGGTGCAGACGACGTTCATGTCGGTCTCGGCGCGGACGTCCTCCTCGTAGCGGAGGTCGAGGAGGGGGGTGCCGTCGACGATGCCGACGGAGACGGCGGCGACGGTGCCGGTGAGGGGCTTGCGGCCGGCTTTGACGAGCTTCTTGGCCTGGGCCCAGGCGATGGCGTCGGCGAGGGCGACGTAGGCACCGGTGACGGCGGTGGTGCGGGTGCCGCCGTCGGCTTGGAGGACGTCGCAGTCGAGGACGATGGTGTTCTCGCCGAGGGCCTTGTAGTCGATGACGGCGCGCAGGGAGCGGCCGATGAGGCGGGAGATCTCGTGGGTGCGGCCGCCGATCTTGCCGCGGACGGACTCGCGGTCGCCGCGGGTGTTGGTGGCGCGGGGGAGCATGGAGTACTCGGCGGTGACCCAGCCTTCGCCGCTGCCCTTGCGCCAGCGGGGGACGCCCTCGGTGACGGAGGCGGTGCACAGGACGCGGGTGTCGCCGCAGGAGATGAGGACGGAGCCCTCGGCGTGCTTGCTCCAGCCGCGGTGGATGGTGACCGGGCGGAGCTGTTCGGGGGTGCGGCCGTCGATTCGGGTCATGGCGAAGAGCCTAGGGGCTGGCGGGGGTGGCGTGTGCCGGGTGGGCGGGAGCGGGGCGGGGGTGGGGGTGGGAACGTGACGGGGCCCGCCTCCGTACTGCCCGGTGGGCGGTGCGGGGGCGGGCCCGGTGAGGTGTCGTGCCGTTCAGCGGCGGGTCACATCATGTCTTCGATCTCGGCGGCGATGGGGTCGGCGTCGGTGCCGATGACGACCTGGATGGCGGAGCCCATCTTGACGACGCCGTGGGCGCCGGCGGCCTTCAGCGCGGTCTCGTCGACCAGGGCGGGGTCGTTGACCTCGGTGCGGAGGCGGGTGATGCAGCCCTCGACCTCTTCGATGTTGTCGATCCCACCGAGCCCGGCGACGATCTTCTCAGCCTTGCTGGCCATGTCTTTCTCCCTGTGTTCAAAGAGCGCAGTCTCGGCGCGCCGTTCGTCCGCGTTTGTCACGGTAACTCACGGTTGGCCCATCTACGCAGGCGAGTCGCCGCCCCGTCCTCGAACATGACGATCACCGGCACCCTGCCCGCGGCCGGGCTCCGGGGAGCCTATCGCAACTGGTCTACACCAGTCTGTTCCGGGAGGACGCGGATGAGCAAGGAGCGTACGGAGGGCACGGCCGCCCCGCGCAAGTCACGGTGGAGCGGGCTGTTCCAGGGGCTGCAGAAGGTCGGCCGGAGCCTGCAGCTGCCGGTGGCGGTGCTGCCCGCCGCCGGTCTGCTGGTGAGTCTGGGCAACCTGTTCTCGGCGTACCTGGACGGGCCCTTCTGGGAGCGGACGTCGGACGTGCTGCTGAAGGGCGGTACCGCGATCCTCGACGGTTCGTTCGGGTTGCCGCTGCTCTTCTGCATCGGTGTGGCGATCGGGTTCGCGAAGAAGGCGGACGGGTCGACGGCGCTGGCTGCGGTGGTCGGTTTCCTCGTGTACTTCAACGTGCTCCAGGCGTTCCCGCGCGAGGGGACGGTGACGGAGGAGCTGCCGGAGGGGGTGCCGCAGAACCCGGGGGTGCTGGGGGGCATCCTGATCGGTCTGCTGACGGCCGTGGTGTGGCAGCGGTACCACCGGACGAAGCTGGTCGACTGGCTGGGCTTCTTCAACGGGCGCCGGCTGGTCCCGATCCAGATGGCGTTCTTGTGCGTGGTCCTCGGTGTGCTGTTCGGGCTGCTGTGGGAGCCGGTCGGCGTGGCGCTGGAGTGGTTCGCCCGGCACCTGATCGACCTGGGCGCGTGGGGCGCGGGCATCTTCGGCCTGGCGAACCGGTTGTTGATCCCGGTGGGGATGCACCAGTTCCTGAACACGTTCTTCTGGTTCCAGGCGGGTGAGTTCAGGAAGCCGGACGGGACGGTGGTGCGGGGTGACCTGACGCGGTTCTTCGCGGAGGACCCGACGGCCGGGCAGTTCATGTCGGGCTTCTTCCCGATCATGATGTTCGGCCTGCCTGCGGCCGCGCTCGCCATCGCGCACACGGCGCGGCCGGAGCGGCGGCACGAGGTGACGGGGCTGATGGTGTCGGTGGCGCTGACGTCGTTCGTGACGGGGGTGACGGAGCCGATCGAGTTCTCGTTCATGTTCGCGGCGCCGCTGCTGTACGGGCTGCACGCGGTGCTGACGGGTGCGTCGATGGTGATCACCTGGGCGCTCGGGGTGCACGCGGGGTTCAGCTTCTCGGCGGGGTTGATCGACTACGTCGTGAACTGGCACCTGGACACCAAACCGTGGTTGATCATCCCGATCGGCCTGGGGTTCGCGGTGGTGTACTACGTGGTCTTCCGCTTCGCGATCACGTTCTTCGACCTGCCGACGCCGGGGCGGGAGCCGGAGGAGGTGCAGGAGGAGCCCGAGCAGCGGGCGGCGGCGCCGTAGGCGGACCCCACCCGTGTACGCCTCCCCGGCCGGCCCCGCGTACGCCTCCCCGGCCGGCCCCCGGGGCGAGCCGTACCGGCCGGGGCGAGGCCCCGGGCCGCGCTCCCACCCCCGGGAAACAGCTCCGGTGAAGCCCCCGGACCGCCCGGTCCGGGGGCTTCACGCGCGCCTTCACCAAAAGCTCGCGGACCGCGCACGGGCTGTAGGGGACGCGTCACGAATTTGCAGGTTCCTTATCTATCCCCGACCGTGCTACAACAGGTCTACACCAGCAATGGTGTAGACCACGCGGCCCCGTCCCCCGTGCCGCGTCCCCCGAGACGCCGCCGTCCCTCTTTTTCCTTCCCCGGGCGGCGCCTTGCCCACTGGAGGAAGTAGATGAGTACGGCCAGCACCGCCCCCGCGGCGGAGAAGAAGAAGGGCGCGGGCGCGATGGCTGTCATGCAGCGCATCGGCCGCAGCCTGATGCTGCCGGTCGCCGTGCTGCCCGCCGCCGCGCTCCTCGTGCGGTTCGGCCAGCCCGACATGCTCGGCAGGGAGTCGTTCCCGGCCTTCATCACCAAGATCGCAGGGTACATGGCCGCGGGCGGTGGCGCGCTGCTCGACAACATGGCGCTGCTCTTCGCGGTCGGCATCGCGATCGGCTTCGCGAAGAAGTCCGACGGGTCGACCGCCCTGGCCGCGGTGACGGGTTACCTGGTCTTCAAGAGCGTGCTGGGCACCTTCACGGACAGCAGCCTGCCGAAGAAGGAAGCCATCGTCGACGGCAAGATCGTCATGGTGGAGCAGGCGGTCGACGCCAAGGTGCTCGGCGGCGTGGTCATGGGCATCATCGTGGCCCTGCTCTACCAGCGCTTCTACCGCACCAAGCTGCCCGACTGGGCGGGCTTCTTCGGCGGCCGCCGGCTCGTCCCGATCCTCTCCGCCTTCGCCGGTCTGCTCACCGGCATCGTCTTCGGGCTCATCTGGCCCTGGCTCGGCGCGGGTCTGCACTGGTTCGGCGAGAGCCTCGTCAACTCCGGCGCCGTCGGCGCGGGCATCTTCGGTGTCGCCAACCGCGCCCTGATCCCGGTCGGCATGCACCACCTGCTGAACTCCTTCCCGTGGTTCCAGGCGGGCGAGTACAACGGCAAGAGCGGTGACATCGCCCGCTTCCTCGAAGGCGACCCGACCGCCGGGCAGTTCATGACCGGCTTCTTCCCGATCATGATGTTCGCCCTCCCGGCGGCCTGCCTCGCCATCGTCCACTGCGCCCGCCCCGAGCGCCGCAAGGTCGTCGGCGGCATGATGTTCTCGCTCGCGCTGACCTCGTTCGTCACCGGTGTCACCGAGCCGATCGAGTTCACCTTCATGTTCATCGCCCCCGTCCTCTACGCCCTGCACGCGGTGCTGACCGGCGTCTCGCTGGCGCTGACCTGGGCGCTCGGCATGAAGGACGGCTTCGGCTTCTCCGCCGGCGCGGTCGACTTCTTCCTCAACCTGGGCATCGCCACCAACCCGTGGGGCCTCGCCCTGGTCGGCCTGTGCTTCGCGGCCGTCTACTACGTGGTCTTCCGCTTCGCGATCGTCAAGTTCGACCTGCCGACGCCGGGCCGCGAGTCCGACGAGGAACTGGCGGAGCTGCAGAAGGCGGAGGCGAAGTAACCACGCCCCGCGAGCCGACCTGATCGGCGGCACCCCGAGGCCCGGCCGTCCCACCCGACGGCCGGGCTTCGCCGTACCCGGACCCGGGCCCGACCCGCGTCCGCACCCGCACCTGCACCCGCACCCGGTCGCCGGGCGCCCCGCGCGGCGCCAGCCCCCACGCCGCGCCCCCTGACACGCAGCGCCCCCCTGACAGGCGGCGCCGGACGTCCGTGGCATCGACACGGGAGAGATCCCCCCATGGACCCGGACCCTGATCATCAAGCGGGCCCGTGCGTAAGAGGCGGCCGTGGAGCGGCCGCTGCCGACGACGCCCTGGCGTTCCTGACGGAACGGCACGTCGACGCGTGGGCGCTGCTGTGCCCGGCTCGCCCTCGGCTTCGGCCGCCGGGAGCGGCTCACCGCGTACGCCGCCCGGCTCGACGGCGCGGGCCGGCGGGTCGAAGCGGCGTACTACACCGCGCTGATGGAGTCGCGTCGCGTCCTGGGCCGGCTGTCGCAGCTCGCGGACCGGATCACGGGGACGGCGGTGGGAGACGTTCGACGACCGGCACCTGAGGGGGCAGCTGTACGAGGTGCGGGCGACGGTGGCGCCGGCCGGCGGCCGGTACGACCTGGTGCCGGCGGCGCTGCGGGCCGCGGCGGAGCGGGGTGCCGGGCAGGGCCTGGCCGAGGACCCGGAGCGGTTGCGGGCGCTGCCGGCGGGGCTCGGCGGGCCCGGGGGCCGTCAGAGTTCGTAGACCGTGCCCGGGCGGGCCAGCTCCGCCGGGCCGCCGTACACGGAACGGGCGTCGGCGAGGTTCCGCTCGCCGTCCGTCCACGGCGGGACGTGCGTCAGGACGAGGCGCCCGACGTCGGCGCGGGCGGCGGTGGCGCCCGCCTCGCGGCCGTTCAGGTGCAGCTCGGGGATGTCCTCCTTGCCGTGCGTGAAGGACGCCTCGCAGAGGAACAGGTCCGTGCCGACCGCCAGCTCGTCCAGGGCGTCGCACACGCCGGTGTCCCCGGAGTACGCGAGGGACTTGCCGCCGTGCTCGACGCGGATGCCGTACGCCTCGACGGGGTGGCACACCCGCTCGGTCCGCACCCGGAACGGGCCCAGGTCGAAGCTCCCGGAGCGGAGCGTGCGGAAGTCGAAGACCTCGCTCATCGCCGTCGGGGACGGGGTGTCCGCGTACGCCGTGGTCAGCCGCTGCTCGGCGCCGTCCGGCGCGTACACCGGGAGGGCGTCGCAACGGCCCCCCTCGTGGCGGTAGTAGCGGGCGACGAAGTACCCGCACATGTCGATGCAGTGGTCGGCGTGGAGGTGGCTGAGGAAGATGGCGTCGAGGTCGTACAGACCGCAGTGGCGCTGCAGCTCGCCCAGGGCGCCGTTGCCCATGTCGAGGAGCAGCCGGAAGCCGTCGGCCTCTACGAGGTAGCTCGAGCAGGCCGAGTCCACGGACGGGAACGACCCGGAACAGCCGACGACGGTGAGCTTCATGGAGCGTGAACCTCCGTGGACGGG
This portion of the Streptomyces changanensis genome encodes:
- the rph gene encoding ribonuclease PH, which translates into the protein MTRIDGRTPEQLRPVTIHRGWSKHAEGSVLISCGDTRVLCTASVTEGVPRWRKGSGEGWVTAEYSMLPRATNTRGDRESVRGKIGGRTHEISRLIGRSLRAVIDYKALGENTIVLDCDVLQADGGTRTTAVTGAYVALADAIAWAQAKKLVKAGRKPLTGTVAAVSVGIVDGTPLLDLRYEEDVRAETDMNVVCTGDGRFVEVQGTAEAEPFDRKELNALLDLATGGCADLALLQRQALDTTL
- a CDS encoding glucose PTS transporter subunit EIIB; its protein translation is MTNADERRAETALFEHREKDMASKAEKIVAGLGGIDNIEEVEGCITRLRTEVNDPALVDETALKAAGAHGVVKMGSAIQVVIGTDADPIAAEIEDMM
- a CDS encoding PTS transporter subunit EIIC, whose product is MSKERTEGTAAPRKSRWSGLFQGLQKVGRSLQLPVAVLPAAGLLVSLGNLFSAYLDGPFWERTSDVLLKGGTAILDGSFGLPLLFCIGVAIGFAKKADGSTALAAVVGFLVYFNVLQAFPREGTVTEELPEGVPQNPGVLGGILIGLLTAVVWQRYHRTKLVDWLGFFNGRRLVPIQMAFLCVVLGVLFGLLWEPVGVALEWFARHLIDLGAWGAGIFGLANRLLIPVGMHQFLNTFFWFQAGEFRKPDGTVVRGDLTRFFAEDPTAGQFMSGFFPIMMFGLPAAALAIAHTARPERRHEVTGLMVSVALTSFVTGVTEPIEFSFMFAAPLLYGLHAVLTGASMVITWALGVHAGFSFSAGLIDYVVNWHLDTKPWLIIPIGLGFAVVYYVVFRFAITFFDLPTPGREPEEVQEEPEQRAAAP
- a CDS encoding PTS transporter subunit EIIC codes for the protein MSTASTAPAAEKKKGAGAMAVMQRIGRSLMLPVAVLPAAALLVRFGQPDMLGRESFPAFITKIAGYMAAGGGALLDNMALLFAVGIAIGFAKKSDGSTALAAVTGYLVFKSVLGTFTDSSLPKKEAIVDGKIVMVEQAVDAKVLGGVVMGIIVALLYQRFYRTKLPDWAGFFGGRRLVPILSAFAGLLTGIVFGLIWPWLGAGLHWFGESLVNSGAVGAGIFGVANRALIPVGMHHLLNSFPWFQAGEYNGKSGDIARFLEGDPTAGQFMTGFFPIMMFALPAACLAIVHCARPERRKVVGGMMFSLALTSFVTGVTEPIEFTFMFIAPVLYALHAVLTGVSLALTWALGMKDGFGFSAGAVDFFLNLGIATNPWGLALVGLCFAAVYYVVFRFAIVKFDLPTPGRESDEELAELQKAEAK
- a CDS encoding MBL fold metallo-hydrolase, which encodes MKLTVVGCSGSFPSVDSACSSYLVEADGFRLLLDMGNGALGELQRHCGLYDLDAIFLSHLHADHCIDMCGYFVARYYRHEGGRCDALPVYAPDGAEQRLTTAYADTPSPTAMSEVFDFRTLRSGSFDLGPFRVRTERVCHPVEAYGIRVEHGGKSLAYSGDTGVCDALDELAVGTDLFLCEASFTHGKEDIPELHLNGREAGATAARADVGRLVLTHVPPWTDGERNLADARSVYGGPAELARPGTVYEL